One Spirochaetaceae bacterium DNA segment encodes these proteins:
- a CDS encoding adenosylhomocysteinase — MARHKIRDPSLADRGALKIRWAQSRMPVLAHLQRRFEDRKPLAGQRIAGCLHVTKETAVLIRALRAAGAEVAWSGCNPLSTQDDVAAALAADGISIFAWHGLSVDEFYWCIDATLEGRPTLTLDDGADLIFRVHSRFPELAGRIRGGTEETTTGVQRLQAMAGDGKLLYPVIAVNNAETKWDFDNVYGTGQSALDGLLRATSILLAGKTLVVAGFGHCGRGTATRARGMGARVVITEVDPIAALKATLEGFEVLPMVEAARLGEVFITTTGMRDVITRRHFAAMKDGAVICNAGHYDCELNLDDLKEMAATPTEIRANNQEYVLADGRRIYLLAQGRLINLAAAEGHPPEVMDMSFANQFLSMVSLADGCARHNEVYPISTEQDREIAAIKLRTMGIEIDALSPAQQAYAQDYSQGT, encoded by the coding sequence GTGGCGAGACACAAGATTCGAGATCCCTCACTGGCCGATCGGGGCGCCCTGAAGATCCGCTGGGCCCAGTCGCGGATGCCGGTCCTGGCGCACCTGCAGCGTCGCTTCGAGGACCGCAAGCCGCTCGCCGGGCAACGGATAGCGGGCTGCCTGCACGTCACCAAGGAGACCGCGGTCCTGATCCGGGCGTTGCGCGCGGCCGGCGCCGAGGTGGCGTGGTCGGGCTGCAATCCGCTGTCCACGCAGGATGACGTGGCCGCCGCGCTCGCCGCGGACGGCATCAGCATCTTCGCCTGGCACGGATTGTCGGTGGACGAGTTCTACTGGTGCATCGACGCCACGCTGGAAGGTCGGCCGACGTTGACCCTCGACGACGGCGCGGACCTCATCTTTCGCGTCCATTCGCGGTTTCCCGAGCTGGCGGGCCGGATCCGCGGCGGCACCGAGGAAACTACCACCGGCGTACAGCGCCTGCAGGCGATGGCCGGCGACGGCAAGCTGCTGTATCCGGTGATCGCCGTGAACAACGCGGAGACGAAGTGGGACTTCGACAATGTGTACGGCACCGGGCAATCGGCCCTCGACGGGCTGCTGCGCGCCACCTCGATACTGCTGGCCGGCAAGACACTGGTGGTTGCCGGCTTCGGGCATTGCGGACGCGGCACCGCGACGCGCGCCCGCGGCATGGGAGCGCGTGTCGTGATCACCGAGGTGGACCCGATCGCCGCGCTCAAGGCTACCCTGGAAGGGTTCGAGGTGTTGCCGATGGTGGAGGCCGCGCGGCTCGGCGAGGTATTCATTACCACCACCGGCATGCGCGACGTCATTACGCGCCGCCACTTCGCGGCGATGAAGGATGGCGCGGTGATCTGCAACGCGGGTCACTACGATTGTGAGTTGAACCTCGATGATCTGAAGGAGATGGCGGCGACGCCGACGGAGATCCGCGCCAACAACCAGGAGTACGTGCTCGCCGACGGACGCCGGATCTACCTGCTGGCGCAGGGCCGGCTGATCAACCTGGCGGCAGCCGAGGGTCATCCGCCGGAAGTGATGGACATGTCGTTCGCAAATCAGTTTCTTAGCATGGTGTCGTTGGCGGACGGTTGCGCGCGGCACAACGAGGTATACCCGATCTCCACGGAACAGG